One Amorphoplanes digitatis genomic window carries:
- a CDS encoding class I SAM-dependent methyltransferase — translation MKTYSGAPYAVVTHSPLQRRLLRNASFPARAPQQDALKMTPVPMVPEVHLFLAEDSVLLWARLETEAGGPLPAPYWATAWPGGQALARYVLDHPELVEGRSVLDLASGSGLVAIAAAQAGAAEVTANDTDAYAIAAIQANANANGERIATVVDDLTGGDGEGAEVILAGDCLYNADVAAKMLPFIGRAMNRGATVLLGDPGRGYAPDGFLRTLATYQAATLGAQEDGQRDQTSVLTPAAVALTS, via the coding sequence GTGAAGACGTACTCCGGAGCGCCCTACGCGGTCGTGACCCACAGCCCCCTCCAGCGACGCCTGCTGCGTAACGCCTCGTTCCCCGCGCGGGCGCCGCAGCAGGACGCCCTGAAGATGACCCCCGTGCCCATGGTTCCGGAGGTACATCTGTTCCTCGCCGAGGACTCGGTGCTGCTCTGGGCCCGGCTCGAGACCGAGGCGGGCGGGCCGCTGCCGGCGCCGTACTGGGCGACGGCCTGGCCGGGCGGGCAGGCACTCGCCCGCTACGTCCTGGACCACCCGGAGCTCGTCGAGGGCCGCAGCGTCCTTGACCTCGCCTCCGGCTCCGGGCTGGTCGCCATCGCCGCCGCGCAGGCCGGCGCCGCCGAGGTGACCGCCAACGACACCGACGCGTACGCCATCGCCGCGATCCAGGCGAACGCGAACGCCAACGGCGAGCGGATCGCGACCGTCGTGGACGACCTCACCGGCGGCGACGGCGAGGGCGCCGAGGTGATCCTCGCCGGCGACTGCCTCTACAACGCCGACGTCGCGGCCAAGATGCTGCCCTTCATCGGCCGCGCCATGAACCGCGGCGCGACAGTGCTGCTCGGCGACCCCGGCCGCGGGTACGCCCCGGACGGGTTCCTGCGCACCCTGGCGACCTACCAGGCGGCGACCCTCGGCGCGCAGGAGGACGGCCAGCGCGACCAGACCAGCGTGCTGACCCCGGCCGCGGTCGCCCTCACGAGCTGA
- a CDS encoding ricin-type beta-trefoil lectin domain protein, producing MSRPIKLLGVAAVAVTTLGLFPLTGFAAETPAPTEPAAAARFDMAPGMVAAMRRDLRLTDDQIAARLATEAAAPVVERRLRAKLGKAFAGAWIPAGAERLTVAVTDPATAAAVRAEGANVKIVARGAADLAAARTRLDRNAAGAKGTAVRGWYVDVAANRLVVMARPGGAAAARRFAQDSGAGAVTVVDAPEAPRPMYDIRGGDQYVINGNTLCSVGFAVAGGFVSAGHCGGVNSPTLGYNNVSQGTFAGSSFPGNDYSWIRTNANWTPQPWVNNYAGGNVIVAGSQDAAVGSSVCRSGRTTGWRCGTILGRNETIVYSQGAVSGLSRSNACAEPGDSGGSWISGNQAQGVTSGGTGNCSSGGTMWFQPVNEILGVYGLSLTTSGGGGGASSLVSNWNNKCIDVPNSNFSDGVLLQMWGCNGTGAQKWTSVNGTLLTSNNKCMDVPWGSTTNGTIIQIVGCNGNPAQQFVLSAAGDLVNPQANKCLDIRDWNGNDGARIQIWDCAGTLNQKWRRG from the coding sequence ATGTCACGTCCCATCAAGCTGCTCGGTGTCGCCGCCGTCGCGGTGACCACCCTCGGCCTCTTCCCGTTAACAGGTTTCGCCGCGGAGACGCCGGCACCCACCGAACCCGCCGCGGCCGCCCGGTTCGACATGGCGCCCGGCATGGTCGCCGCGATGCGCCGCGACCTGCGGCTCACCGACGACCAGATCGCGGCCCGCCTCGCCACCGAGGCGGCGGCACCGGTCGTCGAGCGGCGACTGCGCGCCAAGCTCGGCAAGGCCTTCGCCGGCGCCTGGATCCCGGCCGGCGCCGAGCGGCTCACCGTCGCGGTCACCGACCCGGCGACGGCCGCCGCCGTGCGCGCGGAGGGCGCCAACGTCAAGATCGTCGCGCGCGGCGCCGCCGACCTCGCCGCGGCCCGCACGCGGCTGGACCGCAACGCCGCCGGCGCGAAGGGCACCGCGGTACGCGGCTGGTACGTCGACGTCGCCGCCAACCGCCTCGTCGTCATGGCCCGGCCCGGCGGCGCCGCCGCCGCGCGACGGTTCGCCCAGGACAGCGGCGCCGGCGCGGTCACCGTCGTCGACGCCCCCGAGGCGCCGAGGCCGATGTACGACATCCGCGGCGGCGACCAGTACGTGATCAACGGCAACACGCTCTGCTCGGTCGGCTTCGCCGTCGCGGGCGGCTTCGTCAGCGCCGGCCACTGCGGCGGCGTGAACAGCCCGACCCTCGGCTACAACAACGTCTCGCAGGGCACGTTCGCCGGCTCGTCGTTCCCGGGCAACGACTACTCGTGGATCCGGACGAACGCCAACTGGACGCCCCAGCCGTGGGTGAACAACTACGCGGGCGGCAACGTGATCGTGGCCGGCTCGCAGGACGCCGCCGTCGGCAGCTCGGTCTGCCGCTCCGGCCGGACCACCGGCTGGCGCTGCGGCACGATCCTGGGCCGCAACGAAACGATCGTGTACTCGCAGGGCGCCGTCTCCGGCCTCAGCCGCAGCAACGCGTGCGCCGAGCCGGGCGACTCCGGCGGCTCCTGGATCTCCGGCAACCAGGCACAGGGCGTCACCTCCGGCGGCACCGGCAACTGCTCGTCCGGCGGCACGATGTGGTTCCAGCCCGTCAACGAGATTCTCGGCGTCTACGGCCTCTCTTTGACCACCAGCGGCGGTGGCGGCGGCGCGAGCTCGCTCGTCAGCAACTGGAACAACAAGTGCATCGACGTGCCGAACTCGAACTTCTCCGACGGCGTGCTGCTGCAAATGTGGGGCTGCAACGGCACCGGCGCGCAGAAGTGGACGTCCGTGAACGGCACGCTGCTGACGTCGAACAACAAGTGCATGGACGTTCCGTGGGGATCGACCACCAACGGCACGATCATTCAGATCGTCGGCTGCAACGGGAACCCGGCGCAGCAGTTCGTGCTCTCGGCCGCGGGCGACCTGGTCAACCCGCAGGCGAACAAGTGCCTCGACATCAGGGACTGGAACGGCAACGACGGCGCCAGGATCCAGATCTGGGACTGCGCCGGCACCCTGAACCAGAAATGGCGGCGCGGCTGA
- a CDS encoding cold-shock protein: MAVGTVKWFNADKGFGFITQDGGAPDVFAHFSAIASDGYRTLEENQRVEFDVEQGQKGLQAANIRPI, from the coding sequence ATGGCTGTCGGCACAGTGAAGTGGTTCAACGCGGACAAGGGCTTCGGTTTCATCACCCAGGACGGTGGTGCTCCGGACGTGTTCGCACACTTCTCCGCCATCGCCTCCGACGGATACCGCACTCTCGAGGAGAACCAGCGGGTTGAGTTCGACGTCGAGCAGGGCCAGAAGGGCCTGCAGGCAGCGAACATCCGTCCCATCTGA